One Natronomonas moolapensis 8.8.11 genomic region harbors:
- a CDS encoding DUF2073 domain-containing protein, translating into MPEITANDDGNDPASGGDPTDPGDESGDDPSIDGIQIDMISAERIEGMRTMEKIRLILDGVHDGNIVILEQGLDPEEESKLIEVTMSEINPDGFTGIEIESYPGEGSNDSGLLGRLMGRDEPNKLTVIGPANRIETLHKDEKLISTLITRT; encoded by the coding sequence ATGCCCGAAATAACCGCAAACGATGACGGCAACGATCCGGCTTCCGGCGGGGATCCGACCGATCCTGGAGACGAATCCGGCGACGACCCGAGCATCGATGGAATCCAGATCGATATGATAAGCGCCGAGCGAATCGAGGGAATGCGGACCATGGAGAAGATCCGGCTCATCCTCGACGGCGTCCACGACGGCAACATCGTCATCTTAGAACAGGGACTCGATCCGGAAGAAGAGTCCAAACTCATCGAGGTGACGATGTCCGAAATCAACCCCGACGGGTTCACGGGTATCGAAATCGAAAGCTACCCCGGCGAAGGGAGCAACGACAGTGGCCTGCTCGGACGCCTCATGGGCCGTGACGAACCCAACAAACTGACGGTCATCGGCCCGGCCAACCGGATCGAAACGCTCCACAAGGACGAGAAACTCATAAGTACGCTGATAACTCGGACCTGA
- a CDS encoding Era-like GTP-binding protein, whose translation MGLLTSLKSSISRATSSLFAGSEPKRIGIYGPPNAGKTTLANRITRDWTGDAVGPESHVPHETRRARRKENVEIKRNGKSVTIDVVDTPGVTTKVDYNEFLEHDIDKEDAVRRSREATEGVAEAMHWLREDVDGVIYVLDAVEDPFTQVNTMLIGIIESQNLPVLIFANKIDLEDANVQQIANAFPQHETVPLSALEGDNMDEVYDKIAEYFG comes from the coding sequence ATGGGACTGTTAACAAGCCTCAAATCGAGTATTTCCCGCGCTACGTCGAGTCTCTTTGCGGGCAGCGAGCCGAAGCGAATCGGCATTTACGGCCCACCGAATGCCGGGAAAACGACGTTGGCGAACCGGATCACCCGCGACTGGACCGGGGACGCTGTCGGACCGGAGAGTCACGTCCCTCACGAGACCCGTCGCGCCCGCCGCAAGGAGAACGTCGAAATCAAGCGCAACGGTAAATCCGTCACCATCGACGTGGTTGATACCCCTGGTGTCACCACGAAAGTCGATTACAACGAGTTTCTCGAACACGACATCGACAAGGAAGACGCCGTTCGCCGATCTAGAGAAGCCACCGAAGGCGTCGCCGAAGCGATGCACTGGCTCCGCGAGGATGTCGACGGCGTGATCTACGTCCTCGACGCCGTCGAAGACCCGTTCACACAGGTCAACACGATGCTCATCGGAATCATCGAGAGCCAGAACCTTCCGGTGCTCATTTTTGCAAATAAGATCGATCTCGAGGACGCGAACGTCCAGCAGATCGCGAACGCGTTCCCCCAACACGAAACGGTACCACTGTCGGCGCTCGAGGGCGACAACATGGACGAAGTGTACGACAAGATCGCGGAGTACTTCGGGTGA
- the rpiA gene encoding ribose-5-phosphate isomerase RpiA has product MKRSGGTDAEKRRAGERAAAAVSDGDVVGLGTGSTAAAAIRALGRRVDSGLDARAIPTSHQSRALAREAGIPLLTLEEATPDLAIDGADRIAIPDRDGSPVLIKGGGAAHTREKLVDSAAERFLVVADSTKLTDCLDSPVPVEVLPDAVPVVERRLSALGGDPTLRAAERKDGPVVTDNGNLVIDCAFGPVDDPDSLAADIAALPGVLDHGLFVGLADVVYVGTDDGVDVYRSGD; this is encoded by the coding sequence ATGAAACGGTCCGGCGGAACCGACGCCGAAAAGCGCCGCGCCGGCGAACGCGCCGCTGCCGCCGTCTCCGACGGGGACGTCGTCGGCCTCGGGACCGGCTCGACGGCCGCCGCAGCGATCCGGGCGCTCGGTCGCCGCGTCGACTCGGGGCTCGACGCGCGGGCGATCCCGACCTCACATCAGTCCCGGGCGCTCGCCCGCGAGGCGGGAATTCCGCTTCTCACTCTCGAGGAGGCGACCCCCGACCTCGCCATCGACGGCGCCGACCGGATCGCGATCCCGGATCGCGACGGCTCCCCCGTCTTGATAAAAGGTGGCGGTGCGGCCCACACCCGCGAGAAACTCGTCGATTCGGCGGCCGAGCGGTTCCTCGTCGTCGCCGACTCGACCAAGCTCACAGACTGCCTCGATAGCCCGGTGCCCGTCGAAGTCCTTCCCGACGCCGTCCCGGTTGTCGAACGCCGGCTGTCGGCGCTCGGCGGCGACCCGACCCTTCGAGCGGCCGAGCGGAAGGACGGTCCCGTCGTGACCGACAACGGCAACCTCGTCATCGACTGCGCGTTCGGCCCGGTCGACGACCCCGACTCGCTCGCGGCCGACATCGCCGCCCTACCGGGTGTTCTCGATCACGGGCTGTTCGTCGGTCTCGCCGACGTGGTGTACGTCGGCACCGACGACGGCGTTGACGTGTATCGCTCCGGTGACTGA
- a CDS encoding Cdc6/Cdc18 family protein, whose protein sequence is MDETDHNEKPADDETTSTDTPDGTDSTVATDRIDGFSGDVDLDDLGLDEEDDDSETDEASRGLFDDLLEGEPIFENKEVLRPSYTPHKLPHREEQINSMATILVTALRGDTPSNILIYGKTGTGKTASAKFVSEELETTSQKYEVPCEVQYINCEVTDTQYRVLAQLANKFIEQNEAYIEGRLEELGERRDAAAEDPTELDGTDFGSVAAVENEIATLEDDLEEFASVPMTGWPTDRVYSTFFDAVDYHERVVVIMLDEIDKLVEKSGDDTLYNLSRMNSELDNSRVSIMGISNDLKFTDFLDPRVKSSLGEEEIVFPPYDATQLRDILQHRAETAFKSDTLSEDVIPLCAAFAAQEHGDARRALDLLRTAGELAERDRTETVEETHVRKAQEKIELDRVVEVVRTLPTQSKLVLYATILLEKNGVHNINTGEVFNIYKRLCEEIDADVLTQRRVTDLISELDMLGIVNAVVVSKGRYGRTKEINLSVPLDETEAVLLSDSRVGQVEDAQPFVQARFDN, encoded by the coding sequence ATGGACGAGACGGACCACAACGAAAAACCAGCCGACGACGAAACCACCAGCACTGACACCCCGGACGGAACCGATAGCACCGTAGCGACCGATCGAATCGACGGCTTTTCGGGTGATGTCGACCTCGACGACCTCGGCCTCGACGAGGAAGACGACGACAGTGAAACTGATGAGGCATCCCGGGGCCTCTTCGACGACCTCCTCGAGGGGGAACCGATATTCGAAAACAAGGAGGTTCTCCGCCCGTCCTACACGCCTCACAAACTCCCCCATCGCGAGGAACAAATCAACAGCATGGCGACAATTCTCGTTACCGCACTCCGCGGCGATACCCCTTCTAACATCCTGATTTACGGCAAGACGGGGACCGGAAAGACGGCCAGCGCGAAGTTCGTCAGCGAGGAACTCGAGACGACCTCACAAAAATACGAGGTCCCCTGTGAGGTCCAATACATAAATTGCGAGGTGACGGACACGCAGTACCGCGTTCTCGCACAACTCGCAAACAAGTTCATCGAGCAGAACGAGGCGTACATCGAGGGCCGTCTCGAGGAACTCGGCGAACGTCGCGACGCGGCGGCTGAGGACCCAACTGAACTCGACGGCACTGATTTCGGTAGCGTTGCGGCCGTCGAAAACGAGATTGCCACGCTCGAGGACGACCTCGAGGAGTTCGCCTCCGTCCCGATGACCGGCTGGCCGACTGACCGGGTCTACTCGACGTTCTTCGACGCCGTCGACTACCACGAACGCGTCGTCGTCATTATGCTCGACGAGATCGACAAACTCGTCGAGAAGTCCGGCGACGACACGCTGTATAACCTCTCGCGGATGAACTCCGAACTCGACAACTCCCGGGTGTCGATAATGGGTATCTCCAACGATCTCAAGTTCACCGACTTTCTCGACCCACGAGTCAAATCCAGCCTCGGCGAGGAGGAGATCGTCTTCCCCCCCTACGATGCGACACAGCTCCGGGACATCCTCCAGCACCGCGCCGAGACAGCGTTCAAATCCGATACGCTCTCGGAGGACGTCATCCCCCTGTGTGCCGCCTTCGCCGCCCAAGAACACGGTGACGCCCGTCGAGCGCTCGACCTCCTCCGGACGGCGGGCGAACTCGCCGAGCGCGACCGGACGGAGACGGTCGAGGAAACCCACGTCCGGAAGGCTCAAGAGAAGATCGAACTCGACCGGGTCGTCGAGGTCGTTCGAACGCTTCCCACGCAGTCGAAACTCGTCCTCTATGCGACGATCCTCTTGGAAAAAAACGGCGTCCACAACATCAACACGGGCGAAGTATTCAATATCTACAAGCGCCTCTGTGAGGAGATCGACGCCGACGTCCTGACCCAGCGCCGCGTCACCGACTTGATCAGCGAGCTCGACATGCTCGGCATCGTCAACGCCGTCGTGGTCTCGAAGGGTCGATACGGTCGGACGAAAGAGATCAACCTCTCTGTCCCCCTCGACGAAACGGAGGCGGTCCTGCTATCCGACTCCCGCGTGGGCCAAGTCGAGGACGCACAGCCGTTCGTGCAGGCGCGCTTCGATAACTGA
- a CDS encoding DUF7089 family protein, giving the protein MFEQRPLSGALGELRDEHAPETLVLDVERDFETLPSAVAESLLAVVDAVDPTDYDESWVPDDAPESLHRLAGEEFTVGAPGDGGVAWTRQTDPPIVFVKPRLGGSPAGFVDFLVAEALVEVGLGGPEHFLGFFAEEYRSLADATSLGSADTYQLAAALFAAYTGRSTRPVFAGWTDTVPELHAEWVDAGERLEPRLGDLSRDVALGRTAFPDAAELACSAIKHDVEVPTPFDALDTAAYDQYGAPFAVQWAEKTFDALDGDDGDTGA; this is encoded by the coding sequence ATGTTCGAGCAACGGCCGCTCTCCGGAGCGCTCGGCGAACTCCGAGACGAACACGCCCCGGAGACGCTCGTCCTCGACGTTGAGCGGGACTTCGAGACGCTTCCGTCGGCTGTCGCCGAGAGCCTCCTCGCCGTTGTGGACGCCGTCGACCCGACCGATTACGACGAATCGTGGGTCCCCGACGACGCCCCCGAATCCCTCCATCGACTCGCGGGCGAGGAGTTCACCGTCGGCGCGCCCGGCGACGGCGGCGTTGCGTGGACCAGACAGACCGATCCACCCATCGTCTTCGTCAAGCCCCGCCTCGGGGGCTCCCCGGCGGGGTTCGTCGACTTCCTCGTCGCCGAGGCCCTCGTCGAGGTCGGCCTCGGCGGCCCGGAACACTTCCTCGGGTTCTTTGCCGAGGAGTATCGCTCGCTCGCTGATGCGACCTCGCTCGGGTCGGCCGACACCTACCAACTCGCCGCCGCCCTCTTTGCTGCCTACACCGGCCGTTCGACGCGCCCCGTCTTTGCCGGCTGGACCGACACCGTCCCCGAGCTTCACGCCGAGTGGGTCGACGCTGGCGAGCGTCTCGAGCCCCGCCTCGGTGACCTCTCGCGGGACGTCGCCCTGGGCCGGACGGCTTTCCCGGACGCGGCCGAACTCGCCTGCAGTGCGATCAAACACGACGTCGAGGTCCCCACGCCGTTCGACGCGCTCGACACCGCCGCCTACGACCAGTACGGCGCTCCCTTCGCGGTCCAGTGGGCCGAGAAGACGTTCGACGCGCTCGACGGCGACGACGGCGATACCGGAGCGTAA
- a CDS encoding DUF7563 family protein, producing MPECQNCGAFVTAAYARVFTPNGVENPRVCPQCEDKIRDGSDVREARSTRRT from the coding sequence ATGCCGGAATGTCAAAACTGCGGCGCGTTCGTGACGGCAGCGTACGCACGGGTCTTCACGCCGAACGGCGTCGAAAATCCGCGCGTCTGTCCACAGTGTGAGGACAAGATCCGAGACGGCTCAGACGTTCGCGAGGCGCGTTCGACCCGTCGCACGTAA
- a CDS encoding OapC/ArvC family zinc-ribbon domain-containing protein — translation MPHQCTGCGHTFEDGSKEMLSGCPDCGGNKFQFRPSGTTADAFLDDAPNDEGATTQSSPPPDRKPEPSGTEPPSQDPPNSDRSSVAETVGRATTQLRDLVSSDRKTPTMSDDTLPSAPRDSTDSPSPSPPDSPSPSPPDSSPPESPPDPEAEWPDDWSNAASEPAENAHSSRNKGVTTGADTDIDPDSDTESDTSTLGTASDSAADGEIIDADARRDDARRSDSAEDLAQASARSDVVSQSELDETANETPIDVGASDLGPDDTAGTAGPDPSPTDGSERPVDGEVVSEPTGEEPDLADLREQLNDQFESIKILNPGQYELNLMELYDREEYIIALQENGRYVIQVPEQWIGEDHDDR, via the coding sequence ATGCCACACCAGTGCACCGGTTGCGGCCACACTTTCGAGGACGGCTCAAAGGAGATGCTATCGGGCTGTCCGGACTGCGGCGGCAACAAGTTCCAGTTCAGGCCGTCGGGAACGACCGCCGACGCTTTCCTCGACGATGCACCGAACGACGAGGGGGCCACCACCCAATCGTCTCCCCCCCCCGACCGGAAGCCCGAGCCCTCGGGGACCGAACCACCGAGTCAGGACCCCCCGAACTCCGACAGATCGTCAGTCGCCGAAACGGTCGGGCGAGCGACGACGCAACTCCGTGATCTCGTCTCGTCGGATCGTAAAACGCCCACTATGTCAGATGATACACTGCCGTCCGCCCCTCGTGATAGCACCGACTCCCCTTCTCCGAGTCCGCCCGACTCCCCTTCTCCGAGTCCGCCCGACTCCTCGCCTCCGGAGTCTCCCCCCGATCCGGAAGCCGAGTGGCCAGACGACTGGAGCAACGCGGCATCGGAGCCGGCCGAAAACGCCCACTCGAGTCGAAATAAGGGAGTCACGACCGGTGCTGACACCGATATCGACCCCGATTCCGACACCGAGAGCGATACTAGCACGCTCGGTACTGCTTCTGATTCGGCGGCGGACGGTGAGATTATCGACGCCGACGCCCGCCGTGACGACGCCCGGCGATCCGACAGTGCCGAGGACCTCGCTCAAGCGAGTGCTCGCTCGGACGTCGTCTCACAGTCGGAACTCGACGAGACGGCGAACGAGACGCCGATCGATGTTGGAGCGTCCGATTTGGGTCCCGACGATACTGCTGGGACCGCCGGTCCCGACCCGTCCCCGACAGACGGCTCCGAACGCCCGGTGGATGGCGAAGTGGTAAGCGAACCGACCGGCGAGGAGCCGGATTTAGCAGATCTCCGCGAACAGCTGAACGATCAGTTCGAATCGATCAAGATCCTCAATCCCGGCCAGTACGAACTCAATCTAATGGAGCTGTACGACCGCGAGGAGTACATCATTGCGCTCCAAGAGAACGGCCGATACGTCATTCAGGTCCCCGAGCAGTGGATCGGCGAGGACCACGACGACAGGTGA
- a CDS encoding archaemetzincin family Zn-dependent metalloprotease — MHVDIVPVGDLPAAVKREASSGLRSVYDCEVTIHDNQPVPEGAYDSGREQYRAEEFIELAGRVGSGEKNIAITANDLYYRRRNYVFGLAYLSGNGSVISTYRLQTSSDGGFSERSATDIFADRVRKEVVHEIGHTLGLEHCDNSRCVMNFSPTVREVDVKEENLCGSCQRLVL; from the coding sequence ATGCACGTCGATATCGTGCCGGTCGGCGATCTCCCCGCGGCGGTAAAACGGGAAGCCTCCAGCGGGCTGCGCTCCGTCTACGACTGCGAGGTGACAATCCACGACAACCAGCCCGTCCCGGAGGGTGCCTACGACAGCGGGCGCGAGCAGTATCGCGCCGAGGAGTTCATCGAACTCGCCGGCCGGGTGGGTAGCGGCGAAAAGAACATCGCCATCACCGCAAACGATCTCTACTATCGCCGGCGGAACTACGTCTTCGGGCTCGCGTATCTATCTGGCAACGGCTCTGTCATCTCCACGTATCGCCTCCAGACGTCCTCGGACGGCGGCTTCTCGGAACGGTCTGCGACCGACATCTTCGCCGACCGGGTCCGAAAGGAGGTCGTCCACGAGATCGGCCACACGCTCGGGCTCGAACACTGCGACAACTCCCGGTGTGTAATGAACTTCTCGCCGACCGTTCGGGAGGTCGACGTCAAGGAGGAGAACCTCTGTGGCAGCTGTCAGCGGCTCGTTCTGTAG
- a CDS encoding GIY-YIG nuclease family protein, which yields MSSDGGHYVYVLECADGSFYTGYTTDVERRVAEHDAGKGAKYTRGRTPVELIYTESFGSRPAAMRREHEIKTLSRAQKERLVRDVGGDFGPPEDSGPPEDSGTPER from the coding sequence ATGTCCTCGGACGGCGGCCACTACGTGTACGTACTCGAGTGTGCCGACGGCTCTTTTTATACCGGCTACACGACCGATGTCGAACGCCGCGTCGCCGAACACGACGCCGGCAAGGGTGCCAAGTACACGCGCGGGCGGACCCCCGTGGAGCTTATATATACGGAGTCGTTCGGGAGCCGGCCGGCCGCGATGCGCCGCGAGCACGAGATCAAGACGCTCTCGCGGGCGCAAAAGGAGCGGCTGGTCCGAGACGTCGGCGGGGATTTCGGGCCGCCCGAGGATTCCGGGCCGCCCGAGGATTCCGGGACGCCCGAGAGGTGA
- the larB gene encoding nickel pincer cofactor biosynthesis protein LarB encodes MRDILDAVAAGELPAAVAEAELRGYASTGAGRFDAARTDRSGIPEAILVDGKTPEEAATMTAAAVETTDSALLTRVTPDHAEACRARIEGRFPGAELAHDERARTIVVHADGYEPPELSATATVVTAGTSDAPPAGEAAVVLEELGATVDRIDDVGVAGIARLFDRLEEIREADVLVVAAGREGALPTVLAGLVDVPLIGLPVSTGYGYGGSGEAALAGMLQSCAPILVVNIDAGFAAGAQAGLIARSISTARRA; translated from the coding sequence ATGCGTGACATCCTAGACGCCGTCGCCGCCGGCGAACTCCCCGCGGCCGTCGCCGAGGCCGAACTCCGCGGGTACGCAAGCACCGGTGCGGGCCGCTTCGACGCTGCCCGTACCGACCGAAGCGGGATCCCCGAGGCGATCCTCGTAGACGGCAAGACCCCCGAGGAGGCGGCGACGATGACCGCCGCAGCGGTCGAGACGACCGATAGCGCCCTCCTGACTCGCGTCACGCCCGACCACGCGGAGGCGTGCCGAGCCCGCATCGAGGGGCGATTTCCCGGCGCCGAACTCGCCCACGACGAGCGCGCTCGGACGATCGTCGTCCACGCCGACGGCTACGAACCCCCGGAGCTGTCCGCGACCGCGACCGTTGTGACCGCCGGTACCTCGGACGCCCCCCCGGCCGGCGAGGCCGCGGTCGTACTCGAGGAACTCGGCGCGACCGTCGACCGGATCGACGACGTCGGCGTCGCGGGGATCGCCCGCCTCTTCGATCGCCTCGAGGAGATCCGCGAGGCCGACGTCCTCGTCGTCGCCGCCGGACGCGAGGGCGCGCTCCCCACCGTGCTCGCGGGGCTGGTCGACGTCCCCTTGATCGGTCTCCCCGTATCGACGGGCTACGGCTACGGCGGTTCGGGTGAGGCCGCCCTCGCCGGGATGTTGCAGTCGTGTGCTCCGATCTTGGTCGTCAATATCGACGCCGGCTTCGCCGCCGGCGCACAGGCCGGCCTGATCGCCCGATCGATCTCCACCGCCCGCCGGGCCTGA
- a CDS encoding alpha/beta fold hydrolase: MPTVTEGGATLRYECSGGNDRPAVAFLPDVGFGPWVWGWQAPKLAGPYRTVVHAMRGTDGSEASGPYTVDRFAADVEAVLADAGIRRVHLVGAGLGGMVALRHASEYGRARSLSLLGVAASGSRVDKAALSALHPADPAALESSLSAAFTQQFLTETDLIGRITTWRREEDATGEALSGHCEAALGFEAGALYELSLPALVCHGVDDPVVPSAAGEKLADGLPNGHFEAVEGKRCCYVEHAAAVADAIDGFVDGVVASGE, encoded by the coding sequence ATGCCGACGGTTACCGAAGGAGGGGCGACGCTCCGATACGAGTGCTCCGGGGGAAACGATCGGCCTGCGGTAGCGTTTCTCCCCGACGTCGGGTTCGGGCCGTGGGTGTGGGGCTGGCAGGCCCCGAAACTCGCGGGGCCGTACCGGACGGTCGTCCACGCGATGCGGGGAACGGACGGGTCGGAAGCGTCGGGACCGTACACGGTCGATCGGTTCGCGGCCGATGTAGAGGCGGTCCTCGCCGACGCCGGGATTCGACGCGTCCACCTCGTCGGAGCGGGACTCGGGGGGATGGTCGCACTCCGGCACGCCAGCGAGTACGGGCGTGCGCGGTCGCTGTCGCTTCTCGGCGTGGCGGCCTCGGGCAGTCGGGTCGACAAAGCAGCGCTGTCGGCGCTGCATCCGGCGGATCCGGCGGCCCTCGAGAGCTCGCTGTCGGCCGCGTTCACCCAGCAGTTTCTGACCGAGACGGACCTGATCGGGCGGATCACGACGTGGCGGCGCGAAGAAGACGCGACCGGCGAGGCGCTGTCGGGTCACTGCGAGGCCGCTTTGGGTTTCGAGGCCGGAGCACTCTATGAGTTGTCGCTGCCGGCGCTCGTCTGTCACGGCGTCGACGACCCCGTCGTGCCGTCGGCCGCGGGCGAGAAGCTGGCCGACGGACTGCCGAACGGACACTTCGAGGCCGTCGAGGGGAAACGGTGCTGTTACGTCGAGCACGCCGCGGCCGTGGCGGACGCGATCGACGGGTTCGTCGACGGGGTCGTCGCTTCGGGCGAGTAG
- a CDS encoding aminotransferase class V-fold PLP-dependent enzyme, whose protein sequence is MDPAALRADIPACESCAYLNTGASGPSPRSVVEAVTEAQRRHEFDVCATDHYTAAADLLEEARAAVADHVGARPADIALVASTGDGISRVANAIDWEPGDRVVNTDLEHPSGVLPWRRLAEQGVEVTTLSCPEGRLPMDAYREAVADAKLVCLSSESWVHGTRLAVERAVEVAHDAGALVVVDSVQTVGQHPIDVTEWGADVVCASGHKWLLGPWGAGFTYVNPDSIDSFRPRHIGYRSVTEPNGEGLEYHPDASRFEVSTTSVAPYAGLIEAIETIEAVGLEAVEARIERLTDRLKAGLAGRLVSPREYESGLVVFEADDPETFLARADDAGLVVRDLPSGDVRASVHAFNTAAEVDRLLEMA, encoded by the coding sequence ATGGACCCTGCCGCGCTCCGTGCGGACATTCCCGCCTGCGAGTCGTGTGCGTACCTGAACACCGGCGCCAGCGGCCCGAGTCCCCGATCCGTCGTCGAGGCTGTCACCGAAGCTCAGCGCCGACACGAGTTCGACGTCTGTGCGACGGACCACTACACCGCCGCCGCCGATCTGCTTGAGGAGGCCCGCGCGGCCGTCGCCGACCACGTCGGCGCTCGCCCGGCCGACATCGCCTTGGTCGCCTCGACCGGCGACGGGATCAGCCGGGTCGCCAACGCGATCGACTGGGAACCGGGCGACCGGGTCGTCAACACAGATCTCGAACACCCCTCCGGGGTGTTGCCGTGGCGGCGGCTCGCTGAACAGGGCGTCGAGGTCACGACGCTTTCGTGCCCGGAGGGTCGCCTCCCGATGGACGCTTACCGCGAAGCGGTCGCGGACGCCAAACTCGTCTGTCTGAGCTCCGAGAGCTGGGTCCACGGCACCCGCCTCGCGGTCGAGCGCGCCGTCGAGGTCGCCCACGACGCCGGTGCACTCGTGGTTGTCGACTCGGTCCAGACCGTCGGCCAGCATCCGATCGACGTCACAGAGTGGGGTGCCGACGTCGTCTGTGCGTCGGGGCACAAGTGGCTGCTCGGGCCGTGGGGGGCCGGCTTCACCTACGTCAACCCCGACTCGATTGACTCGTTTCGTCCCCGCCACATCGGCTACCGGAGCGTGACGGAGCCGAACGGCGAGGGTCTCGAGTACCACCCCGACGCGAGCCGGTTCGAGGTCTCGACGACCTCGGTCGCCCCCTACGCCGGTCTAATCGAGGCGATCGAGACGATCGAGGCGGTCGGCCTCGAGGCGGTCGAGGCCCGAATCGAACGCCTCACGGACCGGCTCAAGGCTGGCCTCGCGGGTCGATTGGTATCGCCCCGCGAGTACGAATCCGGACTGGTCGTCTTCGAAGCCGACGACCCCGAGACGTTTCTCGCCCGGGCCGACGACGCCGGGCTCGTCGTCCGGGACCTGCCGTCCGGCGACGTCAGGGCGTCGGTCCACGCGTTCAATACGGCCGCCGAGGTCGACCGCCTCCTCGAGATGGCGTGA
- a CDS encoding RNA-guided endonuclease InsQ/TnpB family protein, with translation MLEIHRTHRAKILNHNQVAEMLDRHGWSASKLWNVANYHSRQKWDDTGEIPDHSDLKDELKGHSKYKGLHSQSSQRVLEELAEAFNSWYKKRKSDNRANPPGYRKKNYYDDHGNRVHEEHPRSTVTWKQNGIKHDTNNNRVRLSKGANHKEHPKAWEYILVEYETRPGVTVENLQQVRAVYDKAKRRWELHLVCKDEIETPTAPGNETAGIDLGICNFAAVTYSTEQADLYPGNRLKQDGYYFPKEIAKCDDSGGEEATRLHAKWSERRTHFFHSLAKHIVQRCIENSVGRINIGKLAGVREDDNGESKNWGKHGNLDLHGWAFDRFTSILEYKAKVEGVEVVEVSERDTSKTCCVCGRKDESQRVERGLYVCEPCDAAFNADVNGAENIRLELKQSNSESAPDLGGDRSTGWLAQPEVYLHDLSRGFQPRTEVVDCKP, from the coding sequence ATGCTGGAAATCCATCGAACCCACCGAGCGAAAATCCTCAACCACAACCAAGTGGCTGAGATGCTCGACCGGCACGGGTGGAGTGCCAGCAAACTCTGGAACGTCGCTAATTACCACTCTCGACAAAAGTGGGATGATACGGGTGAGATTCCAGACCACAGCGACCTCAAAGACGAGTTGAAAGGTCACTCAAAGTACAAGGGATTGCACTCGCAGTCCAGTCAGCGCGTTCTGGAGGAACTCGCTGAAGCCTTCAACTCGTGGTACAAAAAGAGGAAGTCTGATAATCGAGCGAATCCGCCCGGCTACCGCAAAAAAAACTACTACGACGACCACGGCAACCGCGTCCACGAGGAACATCCGCGTTCGACCGTGACGTGGAAGCAAAACGGCATCAAACACGACACGAACAACAACCGTGTCCGTCTCTCAAAGGGCGCGAATCACAAGGAACACCCGAAAGCATGGGAGTACATCCTTGTCGAATACGAGACGCGCCCCGGTGTCACCGTTGAGAACCTACAACAGGTCAGAGCCGTCTACGACAAAGCAAAGAGGCGCTGGGAACTGCACCTCGTCTGTAAGGATGAAATCGAGACACCCACCGCACCCGGAAACGAGACAGCGGGTATCGACCTCGGCATCTGTAACTTCGCGGCGGTCACGTACAGCACCGAGCAAGCTGACCTCTACCCCGGCAACCGGTTGAAACAGGACGGGTACTACTTCCCGAAAGAAATCGCCAAGTGCGACGACTCGGGTGGTGAAGAAGCGACCCGTCTCCACGCGAAGTGGTCGGAGCGCCGCACCCACTTTTTCCACTCGTTAGCGAAACACATCGTCCAGCGATGTATCGAGAACAGTGTTGGGCGTATCAACATCGGGAAGCTCGCTGGTGTCCGTGAAGACGACAACGGCGAGTCGAAGAACTGGGGCAAGCACGGGAACCTCGACCTGCACGGCTGGGCGTTCGACCGCTTCACCTCGATTCTCGAATACAAGGCCAAAGTCGAGGGTGTCGAAGTCGTAGAGGTCTCAGAGCGCGACACGAGCAAGACGTGTTGCGTCTGCGGTAGAAAAGACGAGAGTCAGCGTGTCGAACGTGGCTTGTATGTCTGCGAGCCGTGTGACGCGGCGTTCAACGCTGACGTGAATGGGGCGGAGAACATCCGTCTCGAGTTGAAGCAAAGTAACTCCGAGTCTGCTCCCGATTTGGGTGGGGATAGGAGTACCGGCTGGTTGGCACAGCCCGAAGTCTACCTTCATGACCTCTCCCGAGGATTCCAACCTCGGACAGAGGTGGTGGACTGCAAACCCTAA
- a CDS encoding DUF7563 family protein, which produces MPNCDHCDAHVSDRFARVFADESGRVRACPNCSANAGIAEVSRDRAHE; this is translated from the coding sequence ATGCCAAACTGTGATCACTGTGACGCGCACGTTTCGGATCGGTTCGCCCGGGTGTTCGCGGACGAGAGCGGACGCGTACGTGCGTGTCCGAACTGTTCGGCGAACGCCGGTATCGCCGAGGTTTCGAGGGACCGCGCACACGAGTGA